A stretch of Acidimicrobiales bacterium DNA encodes these proteins:
- a CDS encoding SDR family oxidoreductase, translated as MHGHVAVVTGTGPGVGRACAEAFCREGADVVIAARDEARLAALAADLRASFPGATVDTRCFDLTDASSCRALIADVEEAIGGVDHLVNVAAAGGGGGALDTADLDGWRQAFEANVIGTLELSRSAARSMADRRAGTIVQISTLGARSLPKRQAAYTSTKQAMESASMTLAKEVGPSGVRVNIVVPGYITGEGLDRLVAHSAETTGEDPAVVSERMASTASLKRHVDPADIAEAALFLSSERARCITGVALPVTAGQ; from the coding sequence ATGCATGGACATGTCGCGGTCGTGACCGGAACCGGTCCGGGGGTGGGGCGCGCCTGCGCCGAGGCGTTCTGCCGCGAGGGGGCGGACGTGGTGATCGCCGCCCGCGACGAAGCTCGGCTCGCCGCGCTGGCAGCCGACCTCCGGGCCTCATTTCCCGGTGCCACGGTCGACACCCGGTGCTTTGATCTCACCGACGCGTCGTCGTGCCGCGCCCTCATCGCCGATGTCGAGGAGGCGATCGGGGGCGTCGACCATCTCGTCAACGTCGCCGCGGCCGGCGGCGGTGGCGGAGCCCTCGACACCGCGGACCTCGACGGGTGGCGGCAGGCATTCGAAGCCAACGTGATCGGCACCCTCGAACTCAGCCGGTCGGCGGCCCGGAGCATGGCCGATCGTAGAGCCGGCACCATCGTGCAGATCAGCACCCTCGGGGCCCGCTCGCTGCCGAAGCGACAAGCCGCCTACACCTCCACCAAACAGGCCATGGAGAGCGCGTCGATGACCCTCGCGAAGGAGGTCGGACCGTCCGGTGTGCGGGTCAACATCGTCGTTCCGGGCTACATCACCGGAGAGGGGCTCGACAGGCTGGTGGCCCATTCGGCGGAAACCACCGGCGAGGACCCCGCCGTCGTCTCCGAACGGATGGCATCGACGGCCTCACTGAAGCGACACGTGGACCCCGCCGACATCGCGGAAGCGGCGCTCTTCCTCAGCAGCGAACGGGCCCGCTGCATCACGGGCGTCGCCCTTCCGGTCACCGCGGGGCAGTAG
- a CDS encoding group III truncated hemoglobin, which produces MSRTRPNTHRGRDLDTRAEVAEFVTRFYREIAQDERFHLYFETLARVDWHAHTLELTDFWAGLLLGEPYGPAEDVIEAHRWLHDSEAFDADLFGRWLEILYSTLDEGWTGPVAELARKRGRGFVRAMAKRFGDVDLQAG; this is translated from the coding sequence ATGAGCCGCACGCGCCCCAATACCCACCGCGGCCGTGATCTCGACACGCGGGCCGAGGTCGCCGAGTTCGTCACCCGCTTCTATCGGGAGATCGCGCAGGACGAACGCTTCCATCTGTACTTCGAGACCCTCGCCCGGGTCGACTGGCACGCGCACACGCTGGAGCTCACGGATTTCTGGGCCGGGTTGCTGCTCGGCGAGCCGTACGGCCCCGCCGAAGACGTCATCGAAGCCCACCGTTGGCTCCACGACAGCGAGGCGTTCGACGCGGATCTGTTCGGTCGATGGCTCGAGATCCTCTACTCGACGCTCGACGAGGGCTGGACCGGACCGGTGGCGGAGTTGGCCCGCAAGCGCGGCCGGGGCTTCGTCCGGGCGATGGCGAAACGGTTCGGCGATGTCGACCTCCAGGCCGGCTGA
- a CDS encoding MarR family winged helix-turn-helix transcriptional regulator produces MSDQTLDRRVLAAVERLGRALRAARQRSATHHGLSLLGLSTIEILSDGRPRRIGALAAELHVSQPTVSDAVTALHRRGLLVRERDPVDLRSTLVTLSGRGAAVATAVEGELRPLLAVESGTTVERAVTLRILLAEISRLQRAGVITINRSCLGCRHYDATDATDPAWCLLLETTLRDEDLRVDCPEYEPAAP; encoded by the coding sequence GTGAGCGACCAAACCCTCGACCGTCGCGTGCTCGCCGCCGTCGAGCGACTCGGCCGAGCGCTGCGCGCTGCGCGTCAACGGTCCGCAACCCACCACGGGCTCTCCCTGCTCGGACTCAGCACCATCGAGATCCTTTCCGACGGTCGCCCCCGGCGTATCGGAGCGCTCGCAGCCGAACTCCACGTCTCCCAACCCACTGTCAGCGACGCGGTGACGGCGCTTCACCGCCGCGGCCTGCTCGTGCGCGAACGAGACCCCGTCGATCTCCGCAGCACCCTCGTTACCCTGAGCGGCCGCGGCGCTGCTGTCGCCACCGCAGTCGAAGGTGAACTCCGCCCTCTCCTTGCCGTCGAGAGCGGCACGACGGTGGAGCGCGCCGTCACCCTGCGGATCCTCCTCGCCGAGATCTCCCGCCTCCAGCGGGCGGGGGTCATCACGATCAACCGCAGCTGCCTCGGCTGTCGCCACTACGACGCGACCGACGCGACGGACCCGGCGTGGTGTCTCCTGCTCGAGACGACTCTCCGCGACGAGGACCTACGAGTCGACTGCCCCGAATACGAACCTGCGGCACCGTGA
- a CDS encoding molybdopterin oxidoreductase family protein, with protein sequence MARPPSSEQQLIERFGPHLNEAPPGGWDAGLKIDRVVDTHCCFCGQQCGIKLKVADNEVVGFEPRYDFPFNEGKLCPKGVKRYLQGSHPDRLLEPLERDPSAAGGFRPVSWDHALDRTVAEVRRIGEQFGPDAFAMLSGVSLTNEKSYLIGKFARLALGTANLDYNGRLCMVSAGAASKRALGVDRAPNPWSDIPLADVIIVAGANVAECAPITTSYIWRARDRGAKLIVADPRVTPLARTADVFLGLRPGTDSALFGAILHVLIENDWLDHAYIGAHTNGFDEAASAVADHTPQWAQEVTGVPADRIIEAARLWGTSATGMLLHARGIEHHTKGVENVNACINLGLATGKYGRPGCGVCTITGQGNGQGGREHGHKCDQLPGNRDITNPEHRAHVADVWGCDVDEIPGKGITAEEIVEAIHDGEIKGLLSICFNPLVSLPDTAFTREALDKLEFYAVIDFFLSETAHHADIVLPGSLHEEDEGTVTTVEGRCVKINAAVDPPGRARRDWAILQDLARRLGKGHYFDFGGTEDLFDEMCRASAGGSADYAGMTWDRIVAEQGIFWPCPEPGHPGTPRLFEGGRFFHPDGRAKFFPIRYRDPAEVVDDDYPIWLTTGRVVSQYLSGAQTRRIGQLVDQYPEPLCEIHPRLATQLGIESGDPVSVTSRRGSITVPAKVVESIRPDTVFIPYHWPGDKAANTLTNRALDPISKIPEYKVSAVRVEKAAGTTAVTITDSRDTRLHDGENPEDGR encoded by the coding sequence ATGGCCCGGCCACCCTCGAGCGAACAGCAGCTGATCGAGCGATTCGGCCCCCACCTCAACGAGGCCCCTCCGGGGGGATGGGACGCCGGGCTGAAGATCGACCGGGTGGTCGACACCCACTGTTGCTTCTGCGGCCAGCAGTGCGGCATCAAGCTCAAGGTCGCCGACAACGAGGTCGTCGGGTTCGAGCCGCGATACGACTTCCCGTTCAATGAGGGAAAGCTCTGTCCCAAAGGGGTGAAGCGCTACCTTCAGGGCAGCCATCCCGACCGCCTGCTGGAGCCGCTCGAACGTGACCCTTCGGCGGCCGGCGGGTTCCGACCGGTCTCCTGGGACCATGCCCTCGATCGCACGGTGGCCGAGGTGCGTCGCATCGGCGAACAGTTCGGCCCCGACGCCTTCGCCATGTTGTCGGGCGTCTCCCTTACCAACGAGAAGTCCTATCTCATCGGCAAGTTCGCCCGGCTCGCCCTGGGCACGGCCAACCTCGACTACAACGGTCGGCTGTGCATGGTTTCGGCCGGCGCCGCGTCGAAGCGGGCTCTGGGGGTGGATCGCGCCCCCAACCCGTGGTCCGACATCCCCCTCGCCGATGTGATCATCGTGGCCGGCGCGAACGTGGCCGAGTGTGCCCCCATCACCACCAGCTACATCTGGCGGGCGCGCGACCGCGGGGCGAAGCTCATCGTCGCCGATCCTCGCGTCACCCCGTTGGCTCGCACCGCCGACGTGTTCCTCGGTCTGCGGCCCGGCACCGATTCGGCGCTCTTCGGCGCGATTCTCCACGTCCTGATCGAGAACGACTGGCTCGACCACGCCTACATCGGCGCCCACACCAACGGCTTCGACGAAGCCGCCTCGGCCGTCGCCGACCACACGCCCCAGTGGGCCCAGGAGGTGACGGGGGTGCCGGCCGACCGGATCATCGAAGCTGCCCGGCTCTGGGGCACATCCGCCACGGGCATGTTGTTGCACGCCCGAGGCATCGAACATCACACGAAGGGTGTGGAGAACGTCAACGCCTGCATCAACCTCGGTCTGGCGACGGGGAAGTACGGGCGACCGGGATGCGGCGTGTGCACCATCACCGGCCAGGGCAACGGTCAGGGCGGGCGAGAGCACGGTCACAAGTGCGATCAGCTCCCGGGCAATCGTGACATCACGAATCCCGAACACCGGGCCCACGTCGCCGACGTGTGGGGTTGCGATGTCGACGAGATCCCCGGGAAAGGCATCACCGCCGAGGAGATCGTCGAGGCGATTCACGACGGGGAGATCAAAGGCCTGCTCTCGATCTGCTTCAATCCGTTGGTCTCGCTGCCTGACACGGCGTTCACCCGCGAAGCGCTCGACAAGCTGGAGTTCTACGCGGTGATCGACTTCTTCCTGTCGGAGACGGCTCACCACGCCGACATCGTGCTGCCCGGCAGCCTGCACGAAGAGGACGAGGGCACGGTCACCACGGTCGAGGGCCGGTGCGTCAAGATCAATGCGGCGGTCGACCCACCGGGCCGGGCCCGTCGAGATTGGGCCATCCTCCAGGACCTCGCCCGACGGCTCGGCAAGGGGCACTATTTCGACTTCGGCGGCACCGAGGACCTGTTCGACGAGATGTGCCGGGCATCGGCCGGCGGCAGCGCGGATTACGCCGGGATGACCTGGGACCGGATCGTCGCCGAACAGGGCATCTTCTGGCCCTGCCCCGAACCCGGCCATCCGGGCACCCCCCGCCTCTTCGAAGGTGGCAGGTTCTTCCATCCGGACGGCAGGGCGAAGTTCTTCCCCATCCGTTACCGCGACCCGGCAGAGGTGGTCGACGACGACTACCCGATCTGGTTGACCACCGGCCGGGTCGTCTCGCAATACCTGTCGGGCGCGCAGACGCGGCGTATCGGCCAGCTCGTCGACCAGTACCCCGAACCGTTGTGCGAGATCCACCCCCGCCTCGCGACCCAGCTCGGCATCGAGTCCGGCGATCCGGTGTCCGTCACGTCCCGACGGGGTTCGATCACGGTGCCGGCCAAGGTGGTCGAGTCGATCCGCCCCGACACCGTGTTCATCCCCTATCACTGGCCCGGCGACAAGGCGGCCAACACGCTCACGAATCGGGCGCTCGACCCGATCTCCAAGATCCCGGAGTACAAGGTGTCCGCCGTGCGGGTGGAGAAGGCGGCAGGCACGACGGCGGTCACGATCACCGACAGTCGAGACACCCGACTCCACGACGGCGAGAATCCGGAGGATGGACGATGA
- a CDS encoding putative quinol monooxygenase — MIAGSARVRADRLDAALEAASRMAEASRDEPGCVDYRFSIDIEDPNTVRIFEHWESSESLERHFAAPHFLAFSELLGDVLDGQPEFSRYEVADVRPLFG; from the coding sequence GTGATCGCTGGAAGTGCCCGAGTCAGAGCCGACCGGCTGGACGCCGCGCTCGAAGCGGCGAGCCGCATGGCGGAGGCGTCACGCGACGAACCCGGCTGCGTCGACTATCGCTTCTCGATCGACATCGAGGATCCGAATACCGTCCGGATCTTCGAGCACTGGGAGTCGAGCGAGTCGTTGGAGCGACACTTCGCAGCGCCTCACTTCCTCGCCTTCTCGGAGCTGCTGGGCGATGTCCTGGACGGCCAACCGGAGTTCTCGCGCTACGAGGTCGCCGATGTACGACCACTGTTCGGATGA
- a CDS encoding 4Fe-4S dicluster domain-containing protein — translation MIGGQMFVIDQSRCIGCEACVHACAECGTHRGTSLIHLEPVDPGVSTQTAPMVCMHCEDPTCAKVCPADAIKQNEAGVVQSALKPRCIGCSNCVLACPFGVPRYFPEPDQMMKCDMCFDRTSQGLAPMCASVCPSEALWYGTPEEFAERRPGQLTNDFRFGNQDVRTHVATVVNDRNRGPLDVATMTVRERWQDDPFGLGAG, via the coding sequence ATGATCGGCGGCCAGATGTTCGTCATCGACCAGAGCCGCTGTATCGGCTGCGAGGCTTGTGTGCACGCGTGCGCGGAGTGCGGCACCCACCGCGGCACCTCGTTGATCCATCTCGAGCCGGTCGACCCGGGCGTCTCGACCCAGACTGCACCGATGGTGTGCATGCACTGCGAGGACCCGACCTGCGCCAAGGTATGCCCGGCCGACGCGATCAAACAGAACGAAGCGGGAGTGGTGCAATCGGCGCTCAAGCCCCGCTGCATCGGCTGTTCGAATTGTGTCCTCGCCTGCCCGTTCGGGGTGCCGCGCTACTTCCCTGAACCCGACCAGATGATGAAATGCGACATGTGCTTCGACCGCACGTCGCAGGGGCTCGCCCCGATGTGTGCGTCCGTCTGTCCGTCCGAGGCGCTCTGGTACGGCACACCCGAGGAGTTCGCCGAGCGACGGCCGGGGCAGCTGACGAACGACTTCCGATTCGGCAACCAGGACGTCCGGACACACGTCGCCACCGTCGTCAACGACCGCAACCGGGGCCCGTTGGACGTCGCGACAATGACTGTGCGCGAGCGGTGGCAGGACGACCCGTTCGGGCTCGGAGCCGGGTAG
- a CDS encoding HPP family protein yields the protein MTEPERPGLGPASPGPIGGDMAAILWGLARRFRIPVLTDRHDNTKVMGLFAGVNGLIAIAIMSAVAFVTGQPFIFPSLGPTAFLLFYTPTNPAASPRNTIIGHAVGAAAGYVSLVAFGLTDDAPALATEVTGGRIGAAALSLALTSAFMVWLRAPHPPAGATTLIVSLGILREPDQLAILMLAVAVLTLQGFAINRLAGIDYPAWRTVSS from the coding sequence GTGACTGAACCCGAGCGACCCGGACTCGGACCGGCCAGCCCCGGACCCATCGGTGGGGACATGGCGGCGATCCTGTGGGGCCTCGCCCGCCGGTTCCGCATCCCTGTGCTCACCGATCGCCACGACAACACGAAGGTCATGGGCCTGTTCGCCGGGGTCAACGGTCTGATCGCGATCGCGATCATGTCGGCGGTCGCGTTCGTCACCGGGCAACCCTTCATCTTCCCGTCGCTCGGCCCGACCGCGTTCCTGCTCTTCTACACGCCGACCAACCCGGCAGCGTCGCCCCGCAACACGATCATCGGGCATGCCGTGGGGGCCGCAGCGGGCTATGTCTCCCTCGTGGCTTTCGGCCTCACCGACGACGCGCCGGCGCTCGCGACCGAGGTCACCGGTGGCCGTATCGGTGCCGCGGCGCTGTCGCTCGCGCTGACGAGCGCGTTCATGGTCTGGCTGCGCGCTCCGCACCCACCGGCCGGCGCAACCACGCTCATCGTGTCGCTCGGGATCCTGCGCGAACCGGACCAGCTCGCCATCCTCATGCTCGCCGTCGCGGTCCTCACGCTCCAGGGTTTTGCGATCAACCGACTTGCCGGAATCGACTACCCGGCCTGGCGAACGGTCTCGTCATGA
- a CDS encoding PAS domain-containing protein, with translation MNPEPWPDDRTLGQLVHGLADAVIICDPDGVIVYWNDAAERIFGWPASEALGESLDLIIPEKQRRAHWDGYERVMASGETRYGGDLLRVPSLHADGERRSIAFTVSLMKNATGAVTGIAAVVRDETERWAEERELRRQLREGGG, from the coding sequence ATGAACCCTGAACCCTGGCCTGACGACCGAACGCTCGGGCAACTCGTCCACGGACTCGCCGATGCCGTGATCATCTGTGATCCCGATGGTGTGATCGTCTACTGGAACGATGCCGCCGAGCGGATCTTCGGTTGGCCGGCGAGCGAAGCGCTCGGCGAGTCCCTGGACCTCATCATCCCCGAGAAGCAACGTCGCGCCCATTGGGACGGCTACGAGCGGGTGATGGCCAGCGGCGAGACCCGCTACGGCGGTGATCTGCTGCGGGTGCCGTCGCTGCACGCCGATGGTGAGCGCCGCTCCATCGCGTTCACCGTCAGCCTGATGAAGAACGCGACGGGCGCCGTGACGGGGATCGCCGCCGTCGTGCGCGACGAGACCGAGCGATGGGCGGAGGAACGAGAACTCCGTCGGCAATTGCGCGAAGGTGGAGGCTGA
- a CDS encoding DUF6755 family protein, whose protein sequence is MTSIGTGETKRTSAVFVYVVLILALQVFLLVVSLEAFQADDEALAWPAAALSVGLFATTLAFARLLRRD, encoded by the coding sequence ATGACGAGCATCGGCACCGGGGAGACCAAACGCACCAGCGCCGTCTTCGTCTATGTCGTGCTGATCCTCGCGCTCCAGGTGTTCCTGCTTGTGGTGTCGCTCGAGGCGTTCCAGGCCGACGACGAGGCACTCGCCTGGCCGGCCGCGGCGCTCTCGGTCGGGCTGTTCGCCACCACCCTTGCCTTCGCTCGGCTGCTGCGGCGTGACTGA
- a CDS encoding Rieske 2Fe-2S domain-containing protein — protein MSTSPQPGPDEQDAGTPVWLNDFPHTAAGEEAVTRRAFTRYLVAGSGVFAAATVGAAAWTSLRDLDDGTPQAIVELDQVPENGAHLFRYPGPHDPAVLIRLPEGELVAYSQKCTHLGCVVFYEPDETELVCPCHEGIFDAATGAAIAGPPERALPTIEVEVRDGTVWAIGVTR, from the coding sequence ATGTCCACATCGCCACAACCGGGACCCGACGAACAGGACGCCGGCACCCCCGTCTGGCTGAACGACTTCCCGCACACCGCCGCAGGCGAGGAGGCGGTCACCCGCCGGGCGTTCACCCGCTACCTCGTCGCCGGTTCCGGCGTCTTCGCCGCGGCCACGGTCGGCGCAGCCGCCTGGACCTCGTTGCGTGACCTCGATGACGGCACGCCGCAAGCAATCGTCGAGCTCGACCAGGTCCCCGAGAACGGCGCCCATCTGTTCCGTTACCCCGGGCCCCACGACCCCGCGGTGCTGATCCGTCTTCCCGAGGGTGAGCTCGTCGCGTACAGCCAGAAATGCACCCACCTCGGTTGCGTCGTGTTTTATGAACCCGACGAGACCGAGCTCGTGTGCCCGTGTCACGAGGGGATCTTCGATGCCGCCACGGGCGCCGCGATCGCCGGGCCGCCCGAACGGGCCCTTCCGACCATCGAGGTCGAGGTTCGTGACGGCACCGTCTGGGCGATCGGAGTGACGCGATGA